Proteins co-encoded in one Corylus avellana chromosome ca9, CavTom2PMs-1.0 genomic window:
- the LOC132191424 gene encoding FT-interacting protein 3 — MQRPPPEDFLLKETNPHLGGGKVSGDKHTSTYDLVEQMQYLYVRVVKAKELPAKDVTGSCDPYVEVKLGNYKGTTRHFEKKTNPEWNQVFAFSRDRIQSSVLDVFVKDKDLVKDDFIGRVWFDMNEIPKRVPPDSPLAPQWYRLEDKKGDKVRGELMLAVWMGTQADEAFPEAWNSDAAGVSGTDGLANIRSKVYLSPKLWYLRVNVIEAQDLQPGNQGRFPEVFVKAVLGNQALRTRISPSRTINPMWNEDLMFVAAEPFEEPLVLSVEDRVAPNKDEVLGKCAILLQHVDRRLDHRPVNSKWFHLEKHFIVDGDQKKKESKFSSRIHMRICLEGGYHVLDESTHYSSDLRPTAKQLWKTSIGVLELGILNAQGLMPMKTKDGHGTTDSYCVAKYGQKWVRTRTIIDSFTPKWNEQYTWEVYDPCTVITIGVFDNCHLHGGDKAVAAKDLRIGKVRIRLSTLETDRVYTHSYPLLVLLPNGMKKMGEIHLAVRFTCSSLLNMMHMYSHPLLPKMHYIYPLTVTQLDSLRHQATQIVSMRLSRAEPPLRKEVVEYMLDVGSHMWSMRRSKANFFRIMGVLSGLIAVGKWFDQICNWKNPITTVLIHILFIILVMYPELILPTIFLYLFLIGVWYYRWRPRHPPHMDTRLSHADNAHPDELDEEFDTFPTSRPSDIVRMRYDRLRSIAGRIQTVVGDLATQGERLQSLLSWRDPRATALFVIFCLVAAIVLYVTPFQVVALLTGFYMLRHPRFRHKLPSVPLNFFRRLPARTDCML, encoded by the coding sequence ATGCAGAGGCCTCCACCAGAGGACTTCTTGTTGAAGGAGACCAATCCCCATCTTGGGGGGGGAAAGGTCTCCGGTGACAAGCACACGAGCACCTATGACCTCGTTGAACAGATGCAATATCTCTATGTACGAGTTGTCAAGGCCAAGGAGTTGCCCGCAAAAGATGTCACAGGTAGTTGTGACCCTTACGTGGAGGTAAAGCTCGGAAACTACAAGGGTACAACTCGGCATTTTGAGAAGAAGACAAATCCCGAGTGGAACCAGGTGTTTGCTTTTTCGAGAGATCGGATTCAGTCTTCAGTGCTTGACGTATTTGTCAAAGATAAGGATTTGGTAAAGGATGATTTCATTGGTCGGGTTTGGTTTGATATGAATGAGATTCCAAAACGGGTTCCCCCGGATAGTCCATTGGCACCTCAGTGGTATAGGTTGGAGGATAAGAAGGGGGATAAGGTTAGGGGGGAGCTGATGTTGGCTGTTTGGATGGGTACTCAAGCTGATGAAGCATTTCCGGAAGCATGGAATTCAGACGCAGCGGGAGTTAGCGGAACTGATGGTCTTGCTAATATTCGTTCGAAGGTATACCTCTCTCCTAAGCTTTGGTATTTGAGGGTCAATGTAATTGAAGCTCAGGATTTGCAACCAGGGAATCAGGGTAGGTTCCCGGAAGTGTTTGTTAAGGCTGTCCTGGGGAATCAGGCTTTAAGAACCAGGATTTCTCCAAGCAGGACTATTAATCCTATGTGGAACGAGGATTTAATGTTTGTAGCAGCGGAACCATTTGAGGAACCCCTGGTATTAAGTGTAGAGGACAGAGTTGCACCGAACAAGGATGAAGTTCTGGGGAAGTGTGCAATTCTTTTGCAGCATGTGGACAGGAGGTTGGATCATAGACCTGTGAACAGTAAGTGGTTTCatcttgaaaaacattttattgtAGATGGGGAccagaagaagaaggaaagcaAATTTTCCAGCCGGATTCATATGAGGATCTGCTTGGAAGGTGGTTACCATGTCCTGGATGAATCAACTCACTATAGCAGTGACCTTCGACCGACAGCGAAACAGTTGTGGAAGACCAGCATTGGGGTACTGGAACTGGGGATTTTAAATGCTCAGGGCCTGATGCCAATGAAGACAAAAGATGGGCATGGAACGACAGATTCTTATTGTGTGGCAAAATATGGTCAAAAGTGGGTTAGGACAAGGACTATTATCGACAGTTTTACACCCAAGTGGAATGAGCAATATACTTGGGAAGTATATGATCCTTGTACGGTCATAACAATTGGGGTGTTTGATAACTGTCATTTGCATGGAGGAGATAAGGCCGTGGCGGCTAAGGATTTAAGAATTGGGAAGGTAAGGATTCGTCTTTCTACCCTTGAAACAGATCGGGTTTACACACACTCGTATCCGCTTCTAGTTCTACTCCCGAATGGGATGAAGAAGATGGGTGAAATTCATTTGGCTGTGAGGTTTACTTGCTCCTCGTTACTTAATATGATGCACATGTACTCGCATCCACTTTTGCCTAAAATGCACTATATTTATCCATTAACTGTTACACAGCTTGATAGCTTGAGGCATCAGGCAACTCAAATTGTATCGATGAGATTGAGCCGGGCTGAGCCACCGCTGAGGAAAGAGGTGGTGGAGTATATGTTGGATGTGGGCTCCCATATGTGGAGTATGAGAAGGAGCAAAGCAAACTTTTTCAGGATTATGGGAGTTTTGAGTGGCTTAATTGCTGTAGGAAAATGGTTTGATCAGATTTGCAACTGGAAAAACCCCATCACAACCGTATTGATTCATATCTTGTTTATAATACTGGTCATGTACCCTGAGCTCATCTTACCCACAATTTTTCTATACCTTTTCTTGATTGGGGTTTGGTATTACCGATGGAGGCCAAGGCATCCTCCCCACATGGACACTCGTCTTTCTCATGCAGATAATGCACATCCCGATGAACTTGATGAAGAATTTGATACGTTTCCAACTTCCCGGCCTTCTGACATTGTAAGGATGCGATATGATCGGTTGAGAAGTATTGCCGGGAGGATTCAGACAGTGGTAGGTGACTTGGCCACTCAAGGGGAGAGGCTACAATCTTTGCTGAGCTGGCGTGATCCAAGAGCAACAGCTTTGTTTGTGATTTTCTGTCTGGTTGCTGCTATTGTCCTCTATGTTACACCATTCCAAGTTGTGGCCCTTCTCACTGGATTTTATATGTTGAGACATCCAAGGTTTCGTCATAAGCTTCCTTCAGTTCCGTTGAATTTCTTCCGGAGGTTGCCAGCAAGGACAGACTGCATGTTATGA